The following are encoded in a window of Kogia breviceps isolate mKogBre1 chromosome 10, mKogBre1 haplotype 1, whole genome shotgun sequence genomic DNA:
- the CYP21A2 gene encoding LOW QUALITY PROTEIN: steroid 21-hydroxylase (The sequence of the model RefSeq protein was modified relative to this genomic sequence to represent the inferred CDS: deleted 1 base in 1 codon) — MVLVGLLLLPLLVGACLLWGRWKLRSLHLPPLVPGFLHLLQPNLPIYLLSLTQKLGPIYRLRLGLQDVVVLNSKRTIEEALIRKWVDFAGRPQIPSYQLVSQHCRDISLGDYSVLWKAHKKLTRSALLLGVRSSMEPRVEQLTQEFCERMKAQAGAPVTIQKEFSLLTCSIICYLTFGDKEDTLVHAFHDCVQDLMKTWDHWSIQILDMVPFLRFFPNPGLWRLKQAMENRDHIVEKQLRQHKESMVAGQWRDMTDYMLQGMGNQRVEEGPGQLLEGHVHMSVVDLFIGGTETTANTLSWAVAFLLHHPEIQRRLQEELDRELGPGASGSRIPYKDRARLPLLNATIAEVLRLRPVVPLALPHRATRASSIFGYDIPEGTVVIPNLQGAHLDETVWERPHEFRPDRFLDPGANPSALAFGCGARVCLGEPLARLELFVVLGQLLQAFTLLSPAGALPSLQPHPYCGVNLKIQPFQVRLQPRGAEAGAWASANDQ, encoded by the exons ATGGTACTcgtagggctgctgctgctgcccctgcTAGTCGGCGCTTGCCTGCTGTGGGGCCGGTGGAAACTCAGGAgcctccacctcccacctctcGTCCCGGGCTTCCTGCACCTGCTGCAGCCCAACCTCCCCATCTATCTGCTTAGCCTGACTCAGAAACTCGGGCCCATCTACAGGCTCCGCCTCGGGCTGCAAG atgtggtggtgctgaactccaAGAGGACCATTGAGGAGGCCCTGATCAGGAAGTGGGTGGACTTTGCCGGCAGACCCCAGATACCGTCCT ACCAGCTGGTGTCTCAGCACTGCCGGGACATCTCACTAGGGGACTACTCCGTGCTCTGGAAGGCCCACAAGAAACTCACGCGCTCAGCCCTGCTGCTGGGCGTCCGCAGCTCCATGGAGCCCCGGGTGGAGCAGCTGACCCAGGAGTTCTGTGAG CGCATGAAAGCCCAGGCTGGCGCCCCCGTGACCATCCAGAAGGAATTCTCTCTCCTCACCTGCAGCATCATCTGTTACCTCACCTTTGGAGACAAG GAGGACACCTTAGTACATGCCTTTCACGACTGTGTCCAGGACTTGATGAAAACCTGGGACCACTGGTCCATCCAAATTTTGGACATGGTTCCCTTTCTCAGG TTCTTCCCCAACCCCGGGCTCTGGAGGCTGAagcaggccatggagaacagggacCACATTGTAGAGAAGCAGCTGAGGCAGCACAAG gAGAGCATGGTGGCCGGCCAGTGGAGGGACATGACTGACTACATGCTCCAGGGGATGGGGAACCAAAGAGTGGAAGAGGGCCCCGGGCAGCTCCTTGAAGGGCACGTGCATATGTCCGTGGTGGACCTTTTCATCGGTGGCACTGAGACCACGGCAAACACCCTTTCCTGGGCTGTGGCGTTCCTGCTTCACCACCCTGAG ATTCAGCGGCGACTGCAGGAGGAGTTGGATCGCGAGCTGGGCCCCGGGGCCTCGGGCTCCCGAATCCCATACAAGGACCGCGCTCGGCTGCCCTTGCTCAACGCTACCATCGCTGAGGTGCTGCGCCTGCGGCCCGTCGTGCCCCTGGCCTTGCCGCACCGCGCCACGCGGGCTAGCAG CATCTTCGGCTACGACATCCCCGAGGGCACGGTTGTCATCCCCAACCTCCAAGGTGCCCACCTGGACGAGACTGTGTGGGAGCGGCCGCACGAGTTCCGGCCGG ACCGCTTCCTGGACCCGGGCGCGAACCCCAGCGCGCTGGCCTTTGGCTGCGGGGCGCGGGTGTGCCTGGGCGAGCCGCTGGCGCGCCTCGAGCTCTTCGTGGTGCTGGGGCAACTGCTGCAGGCCTTCACGCTGCTGTCGCCCGCGGGCGCCCTGCCCTCGCTGCAGCCCCATCCCTACTGCGGCGTCAACCTCAAGATTCAGCCTTTCCAGGTGCGGCTGCAGCCCCGG GGCGCGGAGGCCGGGGCGTGGGCGAGCGCCAATGACCAGTGA